The Mercurialis annua linkage group LG8, ddMerAnnu1.2, whole genome shotgun sequence genome window below encodes:
- the LOC126661712 gene encoding uncharacterized protein LOC126661712: MIARHKELREKIRQLTLLYDITSAECIYEDQDQDPTGSLRIGDIRLATGKLEDDPAQVQDDLLEINLGTDESPKPIYINVGLDEGFREQLVALLIEFRDCFAWSYDEMPGLDPDIAEHKLPLKSGFRPFRQPPRQMSREVDTLIQDEIKRLEDAKFIREAQYTEWLSNIVPVMKKNGKLRVCVDFRNLNLATPKDEYPMPVADMLIDRAAGHTILSFLDAHSGYNQVPISKEDISKTAFRCPGPIGAYEWVVMPFGLKNAGATYQRAMNKMFRGLDCLEVYIDDVVIKSNTGEVHLADLRQGFERIRCNGLKMNPLKCAFGVSAGNFLETDEWIWTDEQQRVFDDLKGYLAKPPVMTPPKPNKPLLLYLSAAHESLGCMLAQEDDGIERAVYYLSRGLTDTEIRYTDIEKMCLCLYFTCCKLRYYLLPVVVYVLSQTDIIKYILSKPYLRNRIGKWAIAMSEFTLVYVPQRAVKGQVLADFLADHPGITLKEETPDRVDITFFDIAVWKMWFDGSRTSQGAGAGVHIVTPLGASYQLSFRLQFECTNNQAEYEALIFGFEILAELGARAISVKGDSLLVIKQVTGEFKCESELLVRYCNKAKHLIEGFQDTRIEYTERADNGVANDLAQHGSGYKVNREFDAIERETPNLHTRGITIDERQFSVYQLDVTQDWRDELLKWFKKPDATNRRLRTLALNYVVLAGELYKKGFEGLLFRCVGPKEAMLAMAEVHEGIAGARQAGPRMRWLIHKYGFYWPKMEQDCIRYAKGCEACQKFGPIQHVPAEDLHSIIKPWPFRGWAVDLIGKVYPGSSDGHTFVSIATCYFTKWVEAKPLKSPTQEAVIKFFKEYIVHRHGLPESITTDQGTMFTGSDISWWASQMKIKMLHSTPYYAQANGQAEATNKAIKLIVQKMIEENPRQWHVFLSEAVWANRTSQKSATGTSPFRLVYGYDAMLPMELTVMSTRRRYQSELSKEDYFDKMVINSLDLDEERLTALDHLEAQKRRVERAYNKRVKRNFFTVGDIVWKAVLPIGHKDTRLGKWSPNWEGPFIVVNKLEGGAYLLANIDGEEHDRAINGQFLKQYVPSCWDGIDRRLFGADDE, from the exons ATGATAGCACGACATAAAGAATTGAGGGAGAAAATTAGACAGTTAACCTTGCTGTACGATATTACATCGGCCGAATGCATATATGAGGACCAAGATCAAGACCCAACAGGATCGTTGCGGATCGGGGACATAAGATTGGCAACCGGGAAGTTAGAAGATGATCCCGCCCAAGTACAGGACGACCTCCTCGAAATCAATCTGGGGACAGATGAATCGCCTAAGCCCATATACATCAACGTAGGACTGGACGAAGGATTCAGAGAGCAACTGGTCGCCCTACTCATTGAGTTCCGCGACTGTTTTGCCTGGTCATATGATGAAATGCCGGGCCTTGATCCTGATATCGCCGAGCATAAGCTTCCATTAAAGAGTGGGtttcggccatttcggcaaCCTCCCCGACAAATGTCCAGGGAAGTGGATACTCTTATACAGGATGAGATTAAGCGGCTGGAAGATGCCAAGTTTATTCGGGAAGCCCAatacaccgaatggctctctaacatcgtgccagtgatgaagaaaaacgggAAGCTACGAGTATGCGTAGATTTTCGGAACCTCAACCTGGCTACACCTAAGGACGAATACCCGATGCCTGTGGCCGATATGCTGATAGACAGGGCAGCAGGACACACGATACTCAGTTTTCTCGATGCACACTCTGGATACAACCAAGTTCCAATCAGCAAGGAggacatctccaaaacggctTTTAGATGCCCTGGGCCGATCGGAGCGTACGAATGGGTAGTGATGCCTTTCGGCTTAAAAAACGCGGGGGCAACATACCAGAGGGCTATGAACAAAATGTTCAGAGGCCTCGACTGCCTTGAGGTCTACATCGACGACGTCGTGATCAAGTCAAATACCGGCGAAGTTCATCTGGCCGACCTTCGACAAGGTTTCGAGCGAATACGATGTAATGGTCTAAAGATGAATCCTCTGAAATGCGCGTTCGGcgtttcggctggaaacttcttgg AGACCGATGAGTGGATATGGACGGACGAGCAACAGAGGGTGTTTGACGATTTGAAAGGTTACTTGGCGAAACCTCCGGTCATGACCCCTCCAAAGCCGAATAAGCCGTTGTTGCTATACTTATCGGCTGCGCACGAATCCCTaggatgtatgctcgcccaagaggacgatGGTATCGAGAGAGCAGTCTACTATTTGAGCCGAGGACTGACGGACACAGAGattcgctataccgacatagaaaaaatgtgCCTATGTCTGTACTTCACGTGCTGTAAGCTGCGGTACTATTTGTTGCCGGTCGTAGTGTATGTTTTGtcccagaccgatatcattaagtatattttatcaaaaccatACTTAAGGAATCGGATTGGAAAATGGGCGATTGCAATGTCCGAATTCACATTGGTGTATGTCCCCcaaagagcagtaaaaggacaagtGTTGGCAGACTTCTTGGCCGATCACCCTGGTATTACCCTCAAGGAAGAAACACCTGATCGAGTAGACATCACGTTTTTCGACATCGCCGTGTGGAAGATGTGGTTCGACGGATCCAGGacaagccagggggcaggcgcgGGAGTGCACATCGTCACACCCTTGGGTGCATCCTACCAGTTATCATTCAGACTCCAGTTTGAATGCACCAACAAtcaagcagaatatgaggccctcatATTCGGTTTTGAGATTTTAGCCGAGCTAGGGGCGAGGGCGATCAGTGTAAAAGGAGATTCTTTGCTAGTCATTAAACAAGTGACAGGAGAATTCAAATGCGAGTCCGAGCTGTTGGTGAggtattgcaacaaggcgaaacaCCTGATCGAAGGCTTTCAAGATACGAGAATAGAATACACAGAGAGGGCCGATAACGGCGTTGCAAACGACCTAGCTCAGCACGGTAGTGGTTACAAGGTAAACCGAGAGTTCGACGCCATAGAAAGGGAAACACCGAATCTCCACACCAGAGGCATCACGATCGACGAAAGACAATTCTCGGTTTACCAGCTTGACgtcacccaagattggagggaCGAGCTCCTGAAGTGGTTCAAAAAACCAGACGCCACGAATAGGAGGTTGAGGACTTTAGCCCTTAATTACGTGGTCTTAGCCGGCGAATTATATAAGAAGGGCTTTGAAGGGCTACTCTTCAGATGCGTCGGTCCAAAAGAGGCGATGCTTGCTATGGCCGAGGTACACGAAGGTATAGCAGGCGCCCGCCAGGCGGGCCCCAGAATGAGGTGGCTTatccataaatacggcttttattggccaaaaatggaacaagactgcATAAGATATGCTAAGGGTTGCGAAGCTTGTCAGAAATTCGGCCCAATACAACATGTCCCGGCCGAAGACCTGCACTCTATCATCAAGCCATGGCCATTCAGAGGATGGGCGGTCGACCTGATAGGGAAAGTATACCCCGGCTCGTCTGATGGTCATACTTTTGTGAGTATCGCCACTTGCTACTTCACCAAGTGGGTCGAAGCTAAACCTTTGAAGTCGCCGACACAAGAAGCGGTGATCAAGTTCTTCAAAGAATACATCGTCCACCGACACGGCTTGCCCGAGTCCATAACCACagatcaagggacgatgttcacaGGAAGCGATATAAGTTGGTGGGCCTCCCAAATGAAGATAAAGATGTTGCACTCAACACCGTACTACGCCCAGGCCAACGGACAGGCCGAAGCCACGAACAAAGCCATCAAGCTCATAGTtcaaaagatgattgaagaaaacccaaggCAATGGCATGTGTTTTTATCAGAAGCTGTTTGGGCGAATAGAACCAGTCAGAAGTCGGCTACTGGGACCTCGCCTTTCAGACTGGTCTATGGTTACGATgcgatgttgccaatggagctgACCGTCATGTCTACTCGCCGCAGATACCAGAGCGAATTGTCCAAAGAAGATTACTTTGACAAGATGGTGATAAATTCTCTTGACCTTGACGAAGAGCGTTTGACGGCGTTAGACCACTTAGAAGCCCAGAAAAGAAGGGTTGAAAGAGCTTACAACAAACGGGTAAAACGAAATTTTTTTACGGTGGGCGACATAGTATGGAAAGCAGTCTTGCCTATCGGCCATAAAGACACTCGGCTTGGCAAATGGAGcccgaactgggaaggcccctttatTGTGGTCAACAAGTTAGAAGGCGGTGCTTACTTGCTGGCAAACATTGATGGAGAAGAACACGACAGGGCGATCAACGGTCAGTTCCTAAAACAATATGTTCCTAGTTGCTGGGATGGCATCGACCGACGGTTGTTTGGAGCCGACGACGAATAG